TGGCCACCGCGTTACCGGCGAACCCTTTCGGAATATCTCCTCGTTCCTGCGGATTTTCCGCGACCTCTTCGGTTTGGGAGAGCACCTCAAAGTAGTCAGCCGCAGCAACTTCCCGGTGGCGGCTGGCTTGGCTTCTTCGGCCTCGACGTACGCCGCTCTCACGTTGGCCTTGGCGACATATTATCGGTTAGATGTTTCCGCCCAGGAGCTCAGTGTCTTGGCTCGCCGAGGCTCCGGGTCCGCTTGTCGGTCTCTGTGGGGCGGCTTTGTCGAGTGGTACCCGGGCGAGCGACCTGATGGGAAAGACTCCTATGCTGCTCCCCTCCCCTGGCCAGCCTCCTGGCCGATCGCAGTAGTCGTTGCGATCACAGACCCCCAACCTAAGGCCACAGCTTCGCGCAGCGGCATGCAGCGAGCGCTCACATCTCCCTTCTTCCGAGCCTGGGTTGCCAGCCAAGAGGAAGATCTCAATGAAGCGCGTCAGGCCATCGCCCTGGGAGATCTCGAGCGGCTCGGGACGGTTGCGGAACGCAACTGCCTCAAGATGCACGCAGTGGCTCTGAGCGGAGATCCTCCGCTTTGTTACTGGCGCCCCGGCACGATTGCGGCGATGGAAACAGTGCGCGCCCTACGTGCCAGCGGCATCCCGGCGTACTTCACGATCGATGCCGGGCCGCAAGTCAAAGTCCTTTGCGCCCGGGCACACACCTCGCCCGTAGCCGACGCTCTGCGCGGCACTCCCGGCGTTCGCCAAGTACTGGTCTCCTGGCCCGGCGATGACGCGCGCGTGCTGGAGGTCGGGCAATGAACAGTGGAATCATTGCCCAAGCTCCAGGGAAACTCTTCTTGGCTGGCGAGTATGCGGTTCTGGACGGTGGACCCGCTGTGCTGGTTGCCGTGGAGCCGGGCATTCGCGTCGTCACCACCAAGGAAGATTCCAGGCGTTCGGGCATTCGTCTGCTGGCTCCTCAAGCCGGGGTCGATACCGAAATTCCGCCCGCGGCCAGCGCCCACAATCTCGATGGATTGGCACGCTTCGTTGCAGCTTGCTTTGCAGTCATGCCGGAAGAAGAGCGCCGCCGAATCCCCGACACTCTGGAGATACGCGTCGAATTTCCGCGATTTTCGGCTTCGGCAGCGAAGATTGGACTCGGGAGCAGCGCCGCACTCGTGAGCGCGGTCACCGCCACGCTGGTGGAAGTTTGCTTCGGTCTCGGCGCCTCCGGCGAGCTGCGCGCGCTCGTCTTCGCTCGGGCCCGGGCAGCCCATTGCTACGCGCAAGCCGGCCGAGGAAGTGGAGCGGATGTGGCCGCGTGTGTGTTCGGAGGAGCCATTCTGTACGAACCACTAGAGCCCGAAGTCCTGGTCTCGCCCCTGAACTGGCCCCCCACACTGGAACTCCTTAGCGCGTGGAGCGGGCGCAGCGCCTGCACCCCGGAGCTGATTACGGCGTACGAGCGAACGAAGCGAGCCAACCCGAGTGCCCACGCCCTATTCCTCGAACGCAGTGCCGGTGCGGTGGCAAGCCTTGCCGGCGCACTTGGGGGCAGGGGCAACGTAGTGCAGGCTTGGCGCCGCGCCGCGCAGGTCCTGCCTGCCTTTGCGGAGCAGCTAGGACTGCCTTATTTCACGCCAGAGCTTCGCCTTCTCACCGAGGCGGCCGCCCGCTTGCACATCCCCGCCAAGCCCT
This sequence is a window from Candidatus Binatia bacterium. Protein-coding genes within it:
- the mvaK gene encoding phosphomevalonate kinase, translated to MNSGIIAQAPGKLFLAGEYAVLDGGPAVLVAVEPGIRVVTTKEDSRRSGIRLLAPQAGVDTEIPPAASAHNLDGLARFVAACFAVMPEEERRRIPDTLEIRVEFPRFSASAAKIGLGSSAALVSAVTATLVEVCFGLGASGELRALVFARARAAHCYAQAGRGSGADVAACVFGGAILYEPLEPEVLVSPLNWPPTLELLSAWSGRSACTPELITAYERTKRANPSAHALFLERSAGAVASLAGALGGRGNVVQAWRRAAQVLPAFAEQLGLPYFTPELRLLTEAAARLHIPAKPSGAGGGDCAIALCPAQSRTELARAWQELGFPPLEIQPATEGVRCAQA
- the mvaD gene encoding diphosphomevalonate decarboxylase; the encoded protein is MHVRLIGGAAATEVHGPKAATARFARAVAHPNVALVKYWGKRDPQLNLPSVGSISLTLGGLETEVTVEPTKAGADEYWSNGHRVTGEPFRNISSFLRIFRDLFGLGEHLKVVSRSNFPVAAGLASSASTYAALTLALATYYRLDVSAQELSVLARRGSGSACRSLWGGFVEWYPGERPDGKDSYAAPLPWPASWPIAVVVAITDPQPKATASRSGMQRALTSPFFRAWVASQEEDLNEARQAIALGDLERLGTVAERNCLKMHAVALSGDPPLCYWRPGTIAAMETVRALRASGIPAYFTIDAGPQVKVLCARAHTSPVADALRGTPGVRQVLVSWPGDDARVLEVGQ